A single region of the Desulfofundulus luciae genome encodes:
- a CDS encoding HutP family protein translates to MFSPGSRQVARAALTMALSEDREQERELKSRFAREGFKTAAVDYGGDFISSVNKITERAVVAAKREGVIREVHAEEGAVAGATREALSQIMPKAIGLNVGGKIGIARYQDHISVAVFFGVGLLHLDEVAVGLGHRAVSS, encoded by the coding sequence ATGTTCTCGCCGGGAAGCAGGCAGGTGGCCCGGGCAGCCCTGACCATGGCTTTGAGCGAGGACAGGGAGCAGGAGCGGGAGTTAAAGTCCCGTTTTGCCCGGGAGGGTTTCAAAACAGCAGCCGTGGATTATGGTGGTGATTTTATCTCTTCGGTAAACAAGATTACCGAGCGGGCGGTGGTAGCCGCCAAGCGGGAAGGCGTGATCAGGGAAGTCCACGCCGAAGAAGGAGCAGTGGCCGGAGCAACCCGGGAGGCCCTCTCCCAGATCATGCCCAAGGCCATCGGTTTAAACGTAGGGGGCAAAATAGGTATTGCCCGGTACCAGGATCATATCAGTGTTGCCGTTTTCTTTGGGGTAGGACTTTTACACCTGGATGAAGTGGCTGTAGGGCTGGGGCACAGGGCGGTTTCTTCTTAA
- a CDS encoding CapA family protein — protein sequence MAVNNAIKILIIFFSILILPGISLAESEITIKLNNRVVFSDAAPFIEGGRVLVPLQVIGEAAGAEVKWNGQRATLTKEQITIEVIPGSKVIWAGGRVFCLDVPARMKNGRLFVPLRFISEFLGGEVKFQNKTVEIKYPASQEQEITLNFAGDTTLAWFFEEFVKDNFDYPFALFPSFKQADITMLNLENPVTTRGKKVPKQFNFRMNPKYIQVLLKGGVDIVNLANNHVGDYGPQGILDTLNFLDAAGIKHVGAGENLKAARNPVIFSLKQKKIGFLGYFGGKDYAATTSKPGTSPCYEQYIIEDIKKLKQKADVVVVNFHWGVERAHYPEPYQIRLAHQAIDAGADLIIGHHPHVLQGIERYKNGVIVYSLGNFIFGGNSRREHDTFVFQLIIKGEQKQYALIPVRVKNWQPYWLDSEEGEGVISSIQIYSKYFPDSLL from the coding sequence ATACTTATATTGCCAGGCATCTCCCTGGCCGAATCAGAAATAACCATAAAATTAAATAACCGGGTTGTCTTTTCTGACGCTGCCCCCTTTATAGAAGGCGGCCGGGTACTGGTTCCCTTGCAGGTAATCGGCGAAGCAGCTGGCGCCGAAGTTAAATGGAATGGACAAAGGGCCACGTTAACAAAAGAACAAATAACTATAGAAGTAATCCCGGGCTCAAAAGTTATCTGGGCCGGGGGCAGAGTATTTTGCCTTGATGTTCCTGCCCGGATGAAAAATGGGCGGCTTTTTGTGCCCTTACGTTTTATCAGTGAGTTTTTAGGCGGGGAAGTAAAATTCCAAAACAAAACAGTAGAGATAAAATATCCGGCTAGTCAAGAACAAGAAATTACTTTAAACTTTGCCGGCGATACCACCCTGGCCTGGTTTTTTGAAGAATTTGTAAAAGACAATTTTGACTATCCCTTTGCCCTTTTCCCATCTTTTAAGCAGGCGGACATAACCATGCTCAACCTGGAAAACCCTGTTACCACCAGAGGTAAAAAGGTGCCCAAGCAATTTAACTTCCGCATGAATCCTAAATATATTCAGGTGCTTTTAAAGGGAGGGGTGGATATTGTCAATCTGGCCAACAACCATGTTGGCGACTACGGTCCGCAGGGTATTCTTGATACTTTGAATTTTCTTGATGCCGCCGGCATAAAGCATGTAGGGGCAGGAGAAAATCTCAAGGCAGCCAGAAATCCGGTGATTTTTTCTTTAAAGCAAAAGAAAATTGGTTTTTTGGGCTATTTTGGCGGTAAAGATTACGCGGCTACAACCAGTAAGCCGGGCACCAGCCCCTGTTATGAACAGTACATCATAGAGGATATTAAAAAATTAAAACAAAAAGCCGATGTGGTGGTGGTAAACTTTCACTGGGGAGTGGAAAGAGCTCATTACCCTGAACCCTACCAGATCCGTCTTGCTCATCAAGCAATTGATGCCGGGGCCGATTTAATCATTGGCCACCACCCCCACGTTTTACAAGGAATAGAAAGATATAAAAACGGCGTGATTGTCTATTCCCTGGGCAACTTTATTTTTGGCGGAAATAGCAGGCGTGAACACGACACCTTTGTATTTCAACTGATTATCAAAGGAGAACAAAAACAATATGCCCTTATACCCGTCAGGGTAAAAAACTGGCAGCCTTACTGGTTAGACAGTGAAGAAGGGGAAGGGGTGATTTCCTCTATTCAGATTTACTCTAAATACTTTCCAGATTCTTTGCTATAA
- a CDS encoding pseudouridine synthase, giving the protein MPMERLQKVMARAGVASRRHCEELIAAGMVKVNGQVVTRLGTRVDPEKDTIEVAGRVLPRQPQEKVYILLNKPRGYVTTVKDPQGRPKVMDLLRGIKLRVYPVGRLDYDSEGLLLLTNDGELAFALTHPRHQVPKTYLVLVKGLPGNDKLDRMAGGLVLEDGPTAPAKVRLVGKKNGNAFLEITIHEGKKRLVRRMCAHIGHPVLRLKRIRIGSLTLKGLKPGRYRFLTREEIRQLRQAAGLGI; this is encoded by the coding sequence ATGCCCATGGAGCGCCTGCAGAAAGTGATGGCCCGGGCCGGGGTGGCCTCGCGAAGGCATTGCGAGGAACTGATTGCTGCCGGCATGGTTAAAGTAAACGGGCAGGTGGTGACCAGGCTGGGAACCCGGGTGGATCCCGAAAAGGACACTATCGAAGTGGCCGGCCGTGTTTTGCCCCGCCAACCGCAAGAGAAAGTGTATATTTTGCTGAACAAACCCCGGGGCTATGTGACCACGGTTAAGGACCCCCAGGGCAGGCCCAAGGTAATGGACCTGCTGCGGGGGATAAAGTTACGGGTATATCCTGTAGGACGGCTTGATTACGACAGTGAGGGATTACTTTTGCTGACCAATGACGGGGAGCTGGCCTTTGCCCTTACCCATCCCCGTCACCAGGTACCAAAGACCTATCTGGTGCTGGTAAAGGGCCTCCCCGGCAATGACAAACTTGACCGCATGGCCGGCGGCCTTGTACTGGAAGACGGCCCTACAGCGCCGGCTAAAGTACGCCTGGTGGGGAAGAAAAACGGCAATGCCTTTCTGGAAATCACCATCCACGAAGGTAAAAAGCGCCTGGTACGAAGGATGTGCGCCCATATCGGCCATCCCGTGCTTCGATTAAAAAGAATTCGTATCGGTTCCCTCACCCTGAAGGGACTCAAGCCCGGCCGGTACCGCTTTTTAACCCGGGAGGAGATCCGGCAGTTACGGCAGGCGGCAGGACTCGGGATATAA
- a CDS encoding spore maturation protein: MYEIIAEISRWAIPLTLLLVPLVAMLRGVSVFETFVEGAAEGFTTAVKTIPYLVAMLVAISIFRASGAMEVLVHALSPILDPLGFPPEVLPHAVMRPLSGGAALGIATDLIATHGPDSFIGRLVSTMQGSTDTTFYVLTLYFGSVGITRYRYAIISGLAADLTSLVASVFIVNQLFR, from the coding sequence TTGTACGAAATAATTGCTGAAATCTCCCGCTGGGCAATCCCGCTGACTTTGCTCCTGGTACCCCTGGTTGCCATGTTAAGGGGTGTTTCCGTTTTTGAAACCTTTGTGGAAGGGGCGGCGGAAGGCTTTACCACGGCCGTCAAAACCATCCCCTATCTCGTAGCCATGCTGGTGGCCATCAGTATTTTCAGGGCTTCCGGGGCCATGGAAGTCCTGGTGCACGCCCTTTCCCCCATCCTCGACCCCCTGGGTTTTCCTCCCGAGGTGCTGCCCCACGCAGTGATGCGCCCGCTGTCCGGCGGCGCCGCCCTGGGGATCGCCACGGATCTCATTGCCACCCACGGGCCGGACAGTTTTATCGGCCGCCTGGTTTCCACCATGCAGGGAAGCACCGACACCACCTTTTATGTCCTGACCCTCTATTTCGGCTCCGTGGGGATAACCCGCTACCGCTACGCCATCATCTCCGGTCTGGCCGCTGATCTCACCAGCCTGGTGGCCTCGGTGTTTATTGTCAACCAGTTGTTCAGGTGA